Below is a window of Pseudomonadota bacterium DNA.
GAAATACTTTATGCAACTTATTGTTTTTTTACTCACTTTTTCCTCCTTTATAGCTTTCCCTATTATAGAAGAACTTGCTGTATGGTTTTACTTTCTTTCATCATTACCAGTTGTATCCAAGTTTTACGGTAAACTCGCTTGTAGGAACCAATCCGGAATAACCGGTCTTGGCCGTTTTGTCTCCCAAAAAGGCGTGAAGACCAAAGTTGGCATAAAGATTGTTGCTTATCTGCCAGTTTACAACAGGGTGAATCATCCAGGATGCTCCTCCTGCTCCCGGCCGACCGGGGTTGCATGATACAGCAATCAGAGGACCAACCCTGCCTTCGTACCAGCTCCACATCATGCTAAAGGCGAAGATATCAAGATCCTTCATACTACTACCCGTTTTTAAAACACCAGATCTATCTAAAACAGCCTTATCCCATTCATTGATCTTTTCGTGTATCCACTCGAATCCGAAACTTGTTCTCTCATGATCGGTGATAAATGGTATCTTATACTTCTTGTCAAGCATCAATGTATACCGGGTAGTGGGCTTGATAGCAAAGGTATCGAAACCTCCGGCTATTTCTCGGCTTGCTTCCATGCCGTTGCGCTTACTAATTACATCACCTGTATGATGGCCAATCTCACCTCTGATAACAAGGTCCAGTTCTGTAAGATTATAACTGAAATACATGCCGTAAACATGCTGTACATTGTGGGTACCATACATTGTTGTGTCTGCAGGATTATACACGAAGCCGGAATCATTATTTATGTCCCGGAAGTACGCAGCTGAAACACTTAATCTGGCCCCTATGTCCGCAGTTACTTTTGCACCGTACTCACTTTCATTCGTAGGTACATGTTGTTTGACATTCCTTCCTCTAAAGGCGGTAAAAGGTAATATTTTAACATAAGGTGCGTTTATGCCTACAGACGGTTGACCGGCAACACTGTCAAGAGGCCCGAATTGTGACGGGCGGATATCGGGAATCCAGAGAAAATCAAAATTAATATTCAAACCCTTCATTTCCGGAAGGCCGTAGTTTAAACGCGCCATATAGATAGGTATTTTTACATCATCAGGATTCTGAAAAAACATCTGATAGGATTGATCCTTGGGGTTGATTACATCCAGAATAGTGGTATTGCCCGAGGCCTCGCCCCAGGATACTAGCTGCCTCCCCGGCCTGAAAAAAGCACTGCCCAAAGACCCGCTATATACAAAGTCAACAAAAGCCTCGCGTAAATCAGACTCAAATTTGATATCCCTCTTGCCGTAGTCAAAGCGCGACAGCCCCATATTGTCACGGATGTTGTCATCATATTCATTAGCCCGCAAATCAAATATAGAGTCATAAGCCCCGCGAAAGGTCAAATGAACTTTAGAGACTGAGAAAGGTCCAATCTCCATACTATCAGGATAAACGTCAACATCGAATTTCAAGGTATTTCTCTGCTGAACCCCTTCTGCTTCTTCGAAAAAACCGTTTTGGATTCCTGTTGTATCACGCAGAACAAAGTTAGATTCGAAATAACCATGAAAGGTAGTTTCCGCCATTACCTCTGCTGAAAACATCAGTAGAATTGACGCTATTGCAATAAAATAAAAATATCTTCTTTTCCTATGCATTTAATTGCTCTCCTTTTCTGTAAGTACTGTTCTAAAATAACAAGCTTACAAATATTTATCCCATTTACTCCCTATGCTTTTTTCAGTATTCTAAATTGCCCCCCTTTCTTGTTGTATGATGTGTTCCAAATAATAAGCTAACAACATATATTAACCCCCCTCTATGCAGCATAGCTAAGGTGAACGTATTCTTTGCTCTTAAAAGGCTTTAAATTATGAGTTCTTTAAAAATCTGTGATCACACACTTGTCTCAGCATTAAGTGCTATATGCAGGGGCAACTCGAGAAGGAAATAAATTAATCAGATATACCGTTATCTATGTATCGATTCAGTTTATAATGCTATACGCAAAGACTGTTCTATTTGAATTTATAGTAAAATTTATTGTATGCCCGATTCCATATGATCGGAACCACCGGATTTATGTGGAGCTTCACTTTCATAACAGCCTGCCCACCCGATGCCCGTCTCTTATGGCATCCCCTATACCGGAAAGGGATCCATGCGGGAAAGCACTGTCACCCACAATGTAAAGCTCACTGACTTTTCCCCGTAATGCCTTGTACAACGAATCGTTTCGCTCTTTGCCGGTTATCAACACCACGGTGTCAATACCCTCTATTACCCTTTCCTGATGTGTAAAGACATTGATGACCTTCAGGCTATTTCCGGAAATCTCCCGGATGAGGGTTTGGGGAGTCAAGGTAACTTTAGGCAAGATACGGGAATAGACCCATGGAAGATGATTGGTAATAAGCAGATCCGCACCCACGTAAAAGAATGAGGTCAGAATTTCGACCTGCTTGCCTTGGTCGGCCAGCCATTCGGCCAGACCCGGCCCAACAATATAGCGTGTCTCGTCCTGGATTACTATTTTACTCCCGGCTTCCTTCCTCCCACTCAAGATCTCTTCCGGTGTTGTTACATTTTCCTGTTCCCAACCGGCAATAGGAGCAAACGTACCGGGGCTGAAACCATTTCTGTAATAAGAGGCGCCGGTAGCAAGAACCACGGCATCGGGTTTTGCTGCCAGAATTTCGTCAGCGGTTATTTCGTGGCCAAGTTTTATGTCTACCCCTAATTTGGATACCTGCCCACGGAGCCATCGTCCAATTCCTTCTATTTCATTCCGGCCCGGAAGCTTGGCAGCAAGATTCACCTGCCCTCCTAAGGTGTTTTCCTTCTCATACACTGACACCGCATGGCCCTGCATAGCAGCCACCCGAGCCGCCTCCATTCCGGCAACGCCGCCCCCTACGATAAGAACTCTTTTTTGCATCTTTGCCGCTTTAAGGGTTCCTACACCTAGCGCCATCTCCTCCCCAAGGGTTGGATTGACAGTACACTGAAGGGGGGCTCCGACAAAGAGCCTGCCTACACAATTCTCATTGTCTCCCAAGCATGGCCGAATATCTTCAAAGCGTCCTTCCCGAGCCTTGTTGGGAAGCTCCGGATCGGCAATGGTTGCCCGTGTCATTCCCACCAGATCAGCTTGTCCATTGGCAAGCACCTTCTCGGCATAGAGGGGATCAGTGATCCGGCCAACGGCAATAACCGGAAGATCGTTTAATGCTTCTTTGATGGCTGTAGCTCCATATAGCATATAGCCCACGGGAGCGTACAAGGGCGCAACTGCTATATGAAGCTGATGCGGTTCGATGCCTATATCTATGCTCAAATAATCTACTTGTCTGGTTTCCTCTATCATTTGGGCTATGCGCTTCATATCCTCTATGGTGTTCCCTCCGGGAAACATTTCATCGGCATTCAAACGCACACCAAGGGCCATGCCATTGTTCATTTCTGCTCGTACGCACTCGATTAATTCCCTTAAAAACAAAAAGCGATTTTCAAGTGAACCGCCATATCTATCGGTACGATGATTCCAAAGGGGCGAAAGAAACTGATTTGCGGCCAAACCATGACAGGCATGAATCTCGACCCCATCAATGCCTGTCTGATTGATATTGCGGACACAATTACCATAGCATTCAACCCATCCTGTAATTTCTTCTATTGTGAGTTCCGCGGCTGTGATATTGTTTCCCAAGCCGGGAACGGCTGATGGACCTTTACCGCTTCCCCATACTCCAATATTGACTAGCTCACAAAAAACCTTAGACCCATGCACATGTATAGCATCGGCAATCCTGGCAAGACCGGGAATGCACTGCTTATCGTAACCCAAAATTGGTCGAAACCCATGAAGGTAAGGCTCAGGCATCACTAAAGGCGCTTCTATCTCTATCAACCCCACCCCGCCTTTGGCCTTTTCAGCATGAAAATAGATATGCCTTTCGCTGGGCAATCCTTCCGTAGTTGCGAAATTAGTGCTCACAGGAGTGCTGACGATCCGGTTAGGAATAACTACAGGCCCTAAAGAAATTGGGGTGAACAGGTATTTAAATATCTCTTCAGCCATAATTATAGGTCCTTTATATTTAATTCACTTTTATACTTTTTCTGATTGAATAATTACATTCAGCGAGATTTTCTGAGTTTGTGTTTCCCAAGTTGACACAGGGATTTTTTTAGTATAATTTTAGTATTACTTGATAAATAAAATATATTTCGAATAATTATTTATTAGATTCATGTCATGTATGTGAGCTTCTTAACATCAATTGCATTTTATATTTTGGTATAAAGATTATGTCACATAGAATTGTAAAACCACGAAATAACGTTTCGCCTGAAGATGTCAAACTTTTCAAATCCCTTGGATCTATAATCCAAGAATACCGGTTATGGCGGGGGATGAGCCAGGAAGTATTCGCAGAATCAATTAAAATCAGTGTTCGGCAATTACAGAATTGGGAAGCCAAACGTAGCCATGCCAGAATGGAGAATCTCCACGATATTTCCGAGTTTACAGGAATCCCGATGCAGGCTTTGGTGTCTCTTAATTCGGATCTGCCTGTCTGGTATTTCATACGGAAACGTCGTTTTACATATTCTTTGATCGAAACAGAACAGTTTACCTCTCAGAAATTATTCAGGCCAAATGAAAAGCCGGAAGATCATTCTTTCCTTAATATAATCCCAATTAAAAAAGAAAAACACCTTGATATGATTCTTTCATGTCACCGGGATCTTTACGGTACGGAAAAAACATTGCAAAAAGATGTAATTCTGGCAGCAGCAAGGCAATTTCCTGACATAAATGTCATTATCGTTGATTATTTTGGCCATTATGTAGGTCATCGAATCTGCTGGCCTTTAAAAATGGATGTATATCGGGAACTTATAAAACAAAAGACCATCGAGAACTATATAACAAGTGAAATGATTAGTGACATCATAAAGCTGGGTGAAGGGGTTTTTTTTAATTATTCTACCTTTTCTGCTAATGTAAACACATTATACAAAATGATTTTAGATGGTGTAGGATTCCTTTCCAAAATAAAACAAAAAGAAAAATACTTTCTTGCCACTCATACAGTCACAAAAGAAACATCGATCATACAAAACAATATGCAAATGAATTATGTGCGTAATTATCCTAATCCAAACGATGATGAAGTTTGCCCGGTAATCTATGAGACAACATTGGATTTTCAACTGAGACCTGACGGGCCTTTTGGATGGATGTTGCATCCAACCAAAAAGAAAGCATCGACAAATAAACTGATTAACGGAATCAAACAGAAACAATCGCCGGCCAATTCTTTTCAAAACTCGGAGAAAATCTACCAATCAAGCGAAATCACCCGAAAAGCAGAAAACTGTTTGCCTTTAATAGTTGATGCTTTGCCTTTAATAGTTGATAAAAAAAAGAATGATAAACATTCTGAAAAAGCGGGAAACTTTAATTTAAAAACAGAAACCTGCAAAAACCCCGAATGCACTTTTTATGGTAAAACTAAACAAGGAAATATAGTTTCAAACGGGACATACCGGACACAAAAAGGAACGCCGGGCCGTAGATTCTTGTGCAAGGAATGCGGCAAATCATTTTGCAGCAGAACAGGGACCATCTTTTATGATATCCGCTCTCCGGAAGAAAAGGTTTTAAAAGCTCTTAAACTTTTAGCCAAAGGAATGACATTGCAGTACGTAGTAAAATTTATGGGAGTTAAATTCCATACGATCGGTCGCTGGCTCGAACTGGCCGCTTTACAAAAAGAAAAAATAAATGTCTTACTGATCAATGAACCTGATATTTCCATGACTGAGTTAGATACATTATGGAACTTTGTCAAAAAAAAATCTAATCGCCATAGGCCATCAATTTACAGGGGAAAAAACAAATCTTATGCAACTGAATAGAAAACGGAGGCATTTGAAGACCCACCCCCCTTTTTGGCCGATTACTTCGTCAGGCTCAAATTTCGCACGAATTGACATGTAATGAAGCATAAGCACTAACCTTCAGCGCTACCCCTTAAATACTTATTATATTGCGGTGGTCAAAATTCTTGCTTTCCTTCTCATTTGATTTCTCCTCCTTTATATTTGCTACATTCCTAAAGCCTGCATCACTATTTTTGAAATAGAAACTATTTCGATTTTCCCCTGGGATGCCTGCCTCAATATGAATTCGCCATCACCGCAGGGAACTAAAATGGCCTTTAATTTCTTTTTTTCGGCTTCTTCCAAAATGTGGTCAGGCTGTTGTTTGCAGCAATATTTGTTGGGTAAATCTATGAGTGCCAATCCTTTTATATTACCTAATACCTTGCGATACCTTGGCCAATCGAGATTTGTATTATACGGGAACTGCCTGTGACAGCCTTCATAATATCCCATTTCCGTAGGAGCAATCTCAAGCTTTTTTTCTTCAAGCTTGTCCATGATTACGTCCCAAACCCACCTATGGGAACCGATATCTTCAGGAAAGGTGTTTCTCACCAAAGCGGCGCATACATGACACATGTAGACCATGTCTTTTGCTCCTAACTGCTTGCCCAAGTCCCAATTAATTTGCATTAATCCTTTACATTGTTTTTTTACTTTTTGACGTTCATCTTCTGTAATATCTACAAATTCAATACTATCCTCAAGCACCGGGGCACCGCAGCATAACTCTTTTTCTAATGAGTAGTTATATTCAATTCCAAGCAGATCCAGAATATTGAACATGTTGAGTACCTGAGATGGTATCCAGAAAGGAACATAACAGCCGAATGTCAAAAAGTTTTTCGCATCTTTTTTAGGCTCGGGAACACCTATGGCTTTTAACAGTCCTGCTCTTAACATCCAGGCAGGAGCATGATTCCCGGTTTGTTTAATATCCTCCAACTGTCCTTGTAGTGTTCTCCCATCTGCAAAGTACGCGATCAACTCTTGAAAAAATGCGGTATAAGAAACATTTCTCTCTTTCATTGTGTGTTATCTCCTTTTCATAAAGTATTTCTTGCTGCTATCCCACTTAGAATCGTGCTGCCTGTCCATATCTATCGGCATTGCAATGCCTGTAATATGTGAAGCCGAATCTGAGCATAACCACACGACTGCTGCTGCATATTTCTCAGGCGTTCTAAATCGTTTCAAATTAATCTGAAGCTTAGGATGTGTTGATATGCATGCTTTATTCTTTTTTGTAGGAATAGAGCCGGGATATATGGCATTTACGCGGATACCAGTCATGGCATATTTCAACGCTGCTGTTTTTGTCAGCCCAAGAATCCCATGTTCAGTTGTTGAGTAAGCGGACATAGGTGGCACAAAAACCAATTCAGCGTCAGATAATTTATTGACAATAGCTCCGACCCCTTGCTTAAGCATTTGCAAAATCTCATACTTCATACACAACCAGACACTATTCGTGCAGATAATACTATCCCAGGTTTCCTTGCCGTAATCAGCCGTCAAAGTAAGAGGCTGCCCAATGCAGGTATTATTAAATGCAAAGTCAATCCGGCCGTACCTCTCAATCACCTTTAGAATTAATGCCTCAGTCTCACTTTCCTGATAAAGATCTGCTTTGATAAAGACCGACTTTCCTCCAGCTTCTCTGATTATCCGAACCGTTTCTTCCCCTCCTTTGACTATAATGTCTGATACTACAACATTCGCCCTTTCCTTGGCGAATTCCAAAGCTGTAGCCCGACCGATTCCTGCGCCTCCACCTGTCACCAATGCTACTTTGTCTTTAAATTGCCCGTCCATGGCAATACTATCCGCCTGCCAACGGCTTTAGTATGAGGACACAATCTCCATCGCATAGAACTTTCTCTTTTGCTACAGCTCTTTGCTTGATCATGAAGCACGTTCCGTCATCAATTGCAATATTGCCTATCTGCTCGTTCAGAGATAGTGCCAGATCGTCCACAGTTGCGCCTTGGGGTAACTCAACCGAATACGCCTCTTTACCGCCCATGGTCTTTCCGGACAAATATAACTTGACCGTAATAATCATAGAACACCCCCACATATTCAGCGATATTTCTTTGGAGATGTTTCAGCTATTTGGGCAGTGCTATACCGCTGAAAGCATCTGCGTTTCGGCAATTGCCATGAACCCATTGTCAATCTGCAAGTCCATGCCATTGATAAAGCTTGCCATATTGCTATTCAGAAAAACCAGGGGGTGCCCCATCTCTTCTGCTGTGGCATACCGGCCGATCGCGTAGCTCTTTATCATTTCTTCCCCGTGAGCGGCAATAAAGGCCGATAGTAATGGAGTTGCTGTTGAAGCAGGGCTCAGGCTGTTGATACGGATTCCTTTTTCTATCAATTCGCCCGCTTTCATCCTCACATAGGCGTTGATACACTCTTTCGATACGGTATATCCTCCACCAGGAATTGCTGCGAGTCTGGCAGGATCAGCTTTTAGCCAAGCCTGCGCTTCATCAAAGCCGGGTGTGGCCAACAATTCACGGTATTTCGACAGATTCGCCCGCCAATTTGCGCCACCCAGTGACGAAATGATTGCAATCGCGCCTCCAGCCTCCAGCCTCGGCAGAAGGCTTTCTATGAGATGCCGGTGTCCTACAAAGTTTACCATGACAGTATCCAGGTCAGAAAATGGAGGACCCGGCAAGCCGGCGCAGCAAAAGATGCTATCCACTTTCCTGGGAAGCTGTTGCAATGCCTCGTCAATTGATGCTTTCTTTCCAAGATCCACGGGAATGTACTTTTTCGTTTTGACCGGTACTTCTTTGACATCAAGAGCATAGATCTCCGCCCCCAGCTCCAGCAACATCTCGGTAGCTGCCAACCCCATTCCGGAGGCAGCGCCGTCGATCACCACTTGTTTTCCTTTATAGCCCCAGTAGCTTTCTTTCATATTAAATATCCTTTGAATTTAGGTTGATTGTTGTTTAACGCATAGTCATGCATATAGATCCCGCGCAACGTCATCCATACCCTCCATAGCCTCCAGCGCGCTTTGCTCAGGTTTTCCGGTTTCACGATTCCAACCCAGTGCCGCAAAGAACTTTTCTCCCATCATCTTATGGTCAACTGCTACACCGGCGGTGGGCCCTTCTTTCAAAGGCGGCTCTCCCACAATTCGGGCAGGCATTTGAATGCCTGCAGGTACCAGACCCTCACGCAGGTTAAAGGCATGCCTCATAGTCAAAATGCGCAGACCGGTTTGGTACATGTCCTGATCGCTAAAGGGCATTCCGGTGATAGCCGCTATATAAGACGGCAGAGAGCCGAATGGAGATGCAAACATAAAGAACATGCAGAAACCTGAAGCATTGAGTACCTCCATATAACAAGTGCCTCCCACGTCAGCTTGACCAAAAGAAGGATCGGAAGGCGGAATCCCTGACAATCCGCCACCACCTTTACAATGGCGACCCGGTGTCGGATCGTATTGGAAGGTCCGGGCCACAACAGGCTGTAGTCTGGGATCGTGCATGCCGGGCTCTATACCTGAAAAAGTTATAAGGTACTCGGTCCCCTTGCCACAGATTTTAGCAGCGCCTGCCGACCCACGGGCCAGTACTTTACCGCATCCATCCTGATCGGCGATCTTTTGTGTGATTTCCACCACGGCCTCGGCGTTTCCCCATCTTAAATCAATGCCGTCCAGGTCCTCTTTGGTGAGCACCCCATTCTCATAGCATTCCATTGCCCAGGCTATGGTAGAACCAGCCGATATAGTATCCAGGCCGTACCGATTGCAAATTTCATTGCACTTAAGGATTGCTTCCACATCGTCAACCAAAAGAAGCGTGCCAAAGGCGGCTGCTGTTTCGTATTCCGGCCGTTCGGTCTCTCCCAAAGGCCACTTGCCCGAATCCACACGATATACTGCCCCACACTTGAGCGGGCAATTTGCGCAGCCATATTTGGCAGTCTTATACTTGGTGTCAAACGACTGCGAACCGATTTTCTGCGCCTTCTCCTCTCCGAAATCAACAATACCGACACCTGCCCAGTTTTTCACCGGCGAGTCCCCGGACAGGGCTGAAGCCGTGGTAGTCGCTCCTGTACCCAGCGTCTTGAAACCGGTCACATACCAGCCAATAGGATCATCAGGAGGATTTTTTATAATCGCCATGCAGGCCTTGTTCAGTTCATTTACTTTTGCCCGATCAGACACCGGAATCTTACCGGTCCCACGGACGGCGATGGCTTTAAGATTCTTTGATCCCATCACGGCACCAGCACCGCCACGGGCCGCAGCTCTGTGCCCGTCGTTTATAATACAGGATATCAGCGACAGCTTTTCACCCGCAAGCCCGATAACTGCTGCCCGCAGCTTGCTCTCGCCCGTCTCCTTTTCAAGAGCCTTTTGGGTATCTTTAGAATCGAGACCCCAGAGGCGACTTGCGTCGCGGAGTTTGGCCTGTCCATCTTTAATCCACAGGTATACCGGTATTTGAGATATTCCTGAGATAAACACAGCATCATAACCGGCCTTCTTTAACTCCGGACCAAAGTAACCGCCGGAGTTGGCGTCATTAAAGCCGCCGGTAACCGGCGATTTACATACAACTGTGTAGCGTCCTCCTAGGACCGCCCCAGTCCCGGTCACAGGACCGGTTACGAATCCCAGAATGTTATCCGGGCCCAAAGGATCGGTACGGGGTTTCATCCTGTCATATAAAACCCTGGCACCGATTCCATATCCCCCAAAGAAATACATAGCAAGGTGATCGTCAAGTATCTCTTCGGTGATGGTGCCTGCGGTTAGATCGACAAAGAGAATTTTGCCTACATATCCACTAAACATAAGGGTACCTCCTATTTTCTGGCATATAAAAGTACAAAAACTTACTTTTTCTACAAAAGCGATACCGGGACTTATTTTGCCTGAGATCCGACAACCGGTATAGCACCCATAACTTTTATCTGGTTGCCCTCTGTTATAATAGCCGCAGAACGTGTGCCCACAATAAAACCTCTGTTGCCGCCAAGAAGAGCAGTGCCGGAAAACCAATTAAGTTTTACCTCCAATGGCACGGGAATGGAGCTCCAGGTCTTGCCGCTATCGTTGGTTGTGACAATCGTACCACGATCTCCGGCAGCGATTCCGTAATTCTCGCCCAATTTAACATCATAAAGGGCCTGCCCCTCTGTCGATTCGCCGGTATTGGCTTTAATAGGCTGCCAGGTATGACCTCCGTCATCTGTTATCAGCATGATGCTGCTCAAACCAACGGCTACCCCGTGCTGCTTTGAAGAAAAGGATATCCCAAAAAGGGTCGTTTCCGTGCCTGACTTTTGGGGAGACCAGTTCTTACCACCGTCTTCCGTATGCAGTATCGACCCGAATTCCCCGGCCATCCAGCCTTCCTCTTCCCCCTTAAAATCGATAGCGTATATGATAACATCCTCCGGGTAGCTCCTGTCCTCCCAGGTCTTGCCGCTGTCTTCCGTATAGAAAACAGCTCCCCAATCCCCTGATGCCCAGCACTTTTGAGGGCTTACGGCCTTAACCGCAAGCAGTTGCTTTCTTTTGGGAGCCTTCTGCTCCTCCCAGGTTTTGCCGCCATCAACAGTATGAAATATTGTCCCGGATTTCCCTACAACCCAGCCTGTTTTGGAATCGCAGAAAGAAATGGACAAAAGAAGAATTTCCGTTGCTATGGTTTGCCTTTCCCAGTTCATTCCTCCATCTGTAGTATGATACACAGAGCCCCTGGCGCCTGCGGCCCATCCTTCCTTGTCACCGATAAAACATACTGAATAAAGGTGATCGCCATAGACTTGCTTTTCTTCCGCAGCATAAACCGAACTGCCGGTGAGAACCAGCAACACTGATAAAAATACTAATATAACAAAAGGGATTCTTTTCTGTTTCATCTTTTTCATCGCCACCCTCTTCATGATTATTTTATTCTAAGCTCTGTATTTATGTAAAATCTTTTCCGGACCTATGATGGAAACCAACGCAGGCAAAACCGTGAGAGCCCCCACCATGTTGGCAACCAGAAGAAAGGCCAGCAACATTGCCATTTCCGCCTGAAATTTGAAGCTGGCAAAAACAAAAAATATGACCGATACAACCAGTGTGGTGGAAGTAAAGATGATGGCTTTTCCCGTTGTTGTAATAGCCATATAGCGGGCCTTCCTGTAGTCGCCGTTGCTGAACTGATATTCTTCCGCCAGCCGGCTTAAGATATAAATGCCGTAGTCTACACCTATGCCTACACCCACCGATGCCACCGGCAGCGAATTGATATTCAAATCAATTCCCATCGTCAGCATCAAAAGATCGCTCAACACCTGTGAAACCAAAAGCGGTATAAAAAGCACTACCGCCCCCCACCAGGTTCTGTAAGCAATTGTGCAGAACAGGAAAGTGGCGCCAAATATAAGGCCCATGTTAATCCAGTAGGACCATTCCACCTCCTCATTTACGGCAGCAAGAATTCCCAGGATGCCGCCCGCCAGATGGAAGGTCACCTGCTTGGCCGGATTATTCCTGATATATTCTTTAAGAGACGCAAGGGCATTTTTTAGTGACGTATTGTTATAATCACGGAAGTAAAGTGTTACCGTAGCATTGGTATTTTCTTCGGCTACGTAACGGTCCATCTCGCTGCCGCTTGTAGACCCGGCTATCAAACGCAATACCTGTTCCACATCCCCCGATTTTTCAGGCAACATAGCCCACTTGGGATTTCCTTCGTGAAACATCCTGAAAACAGTTTTAATCATGTCGCTGATGGTAACTGCACCTCCAACGGAGGGTATGTGATTGGTGGCGTATCTTCCCATATCATCGATGAGTCTTACTGTTTCTTCATCTGCGATCGCTCCTTCCTTTTTGCCTTCGGCGACAACAATAAGCTGGCTGGAGCCGATAAATTCCTTATTTATAAGATCGCCTGCAATATTATAGGGATGATCATCATACAAGATAGCCTTGCCGGCGCTAGTATCACCTACCTTAAGATACTTTTGTGTAACATAACCGCCTCCAAAGATAAT
It encodes the following:
- a CDS encoding FAD-dependent oxidoreductase translates to MAEEIFKYLFTPISLGPVVIPNRIVSTPVSTNFATTEGLPSERHIYFHAEKAKGGVGLIEIEAPLVMPEPYLHGFRPILGYDKQCIPGLARIADAIHVHGSKVFCELVNIGVWGSGKGPSAVPGLGNNITAAELTIEEITGWVECYGNCVRNINQTGIDGVEIHACHGLAANQFLSPLWNHRTDRYGGSLENRFLFLRELIECVRAEMNNGMALGVRLNADEMFPGGNTIEDMKRIAQMIEETRQVDYLSIDIGIEPHQLHIAVAPLYAPVGYMLYGATAIKEALNDLPVIAVGRITDPLYAEKVLANGQADLVGMTRATIADPELPNKAREGRFEDIRPCLGDNENCVGRLFVGAPLQCTVNPTLGEEMALGVGTLKAAKMQKRVLIVGGGVAGMEAARVAAMQGHAVSVYEKENTLGGQVNLAAKLPGRNEIEGIGRWLRGQVSKLGVDIKLGHEITADEILAAKPDAVVLATGASYYRNGFSPGTFAPIAGWEQENVTTPEEILSGRKEAGSKIVIQDETRYIVGPGLAEWLADQGKQVEILTSFFYVGADLLITNHLPWVYSRILPKVTLTPQTLIREISGNSLKVINVFTHQERVIEGIDTVVLITGKERNDSLYKALRGKVSELYIVGDSAFPHGSLSGIGDAIRDGHRVGRLL
- a CDS encoding helix-turn-helix domain-containing protein, which encodes MSHRIVKPRNNVSPEDVKLFKSLGSIIQEYRLWRGMSQEVFAESIKISVRQLQNWEAKRSHARMENLHDISEFTGIPMQALVSLNSDLPVWYFIRKRRFTYSLIETEQFTSQKLFRPNEKPEDHSFLNIIPIKKEKHLDMILSCHRDLYGTEKTLQKDVILAAARQFPDINVIIVDYFGHYVGHRICWPLKMDVYRELIKQKTIENYITSEMISDIIKLGEGVFFNYSTFSANVNTLYKMILDGVGFLSKIKQKEKYFLATHTVTKETSIIQNNMQMNYVRNYPNPNDDEVCPVIYETTLDFQLRPDGPFGWMLHPTKKKASTNKLINGIKQKQSPANSFQNSEKIYQSSEITRKAENCLPLIVDALPLIVDKKKNDKHSEKAGNFNLKTETCKNPECTFYGKTKQGNIVSNGTYRTQKGTPGRRFLCKECGKSFCSRTGTIFYDIRSPEEKVLKALKLLAKGMTLQYVVKFMGVKFHTIGRWLELAALQKEKINVLLINEPDISMTELDTLWNFVKKKSNRHRPSIYRGKNKSYATE
- a CDS encoding SDR family oxidoreductase, with product MDGQFKDKVALVTGGGAGIGRATALEFAKERANVVVSDIIVKGGEETVRIIREAGGKSVFIKADLYQESETEALILKVIERYGRIDFAFNNTCIGQPLTLTADYGKETWDSIICTNSVWLCMKYEILQMLKQGVGAIVNKLSDAELVFVPPMSAYSTTEHGILGLTKTAALKYAMTGIRVNAIYPGSIPTKKNKACISTHPKLQINLKRFRTPEKYAAAVVWLCSDSASHITGIAMPIDMDRQHDSKWDSSKKYFMKRR
- a CDS encoding MoaD/ThiS family protein → MIITVKLYLSGKTMGGKEAYSVELPQGATVDDLALSLNEQIGNIAIDDGTCFMIKQRAVAKEKVLCDGDCVLILKPLAGG
- a CDS encoding SDR family oxidoreductase; protein product: MKESYWGYKGKQVVIDGAASGMGLAATEMLLELGAEIYALDVKEVPVKTKKYIPVDLGKKASIDEALQQLPRKVDSIFCCAGLPGPPFSDLDTVMVNFVGHRHLIESLLPRLEAGGAIAIISSLGGANWRANLSKYRELLATPGFDEAQAWLKADPARLAAIPGGGYTVSKECINAYVRMKAGELIEKGIRINSLSPASTATPLLSAFIAAHGEEMIKSYAIGRYATAEEMGHPLVFLNSNMASFINGMDLQIDNGFMAIAETQMLSAV
- a CDS encoding aldehyde ferredoxin oxidoreductase family protein, yielding MFSGYVGKILFVDLTAGTITEEILDDHLAMYFFGGYGIGARVLYDRMKPRTDPLGPDNILGFVTGPVTGTGAVLGGRYTVVCKSPVTGGFNDANSGGYFGPELKKAGYDAVFISGISQIPVYLWIKDGQAKLRDASRLWGLDSKDTQKALEKETGESKLRAAVIGLAGEKLSLISCIINDGHRAAARGGAGAVMGSKNLKAIAVRGTGKIPVSDRAKVNELNKACMAIIKNPPDDPIGWYVTGFKTLGTGATTTASALSGDSPVKNWAGVGIVDFGEEKAQKIGSQSFDTKYKTAKYGCANCPLKCGAVYRVDSGKWPLGETERPEYETAAAFGTLLLVDDVEAILKCNEICNRYGLDTISAGSTIAWAMECYENGVLTKEDLDGIDLRWGNAEAVVEITQKIADQDGCGKVLARGSAGAAKICGKGTEYLITFSGIEPGMHDPRLQPVVARTFQYDPTPGRHCKGGGGLSGIPPSDPSFGQADVGGTCYMEVLNASGFCMFFMFASPFGSLPSYIAAITGMPFSDQDMYQTGLRILTMRHAFNLREGLVPAGIQMPARIVGEPPLKEGPTAGVAVDHKMMGEKFFAALGWNRETGKPEQSALEAMEGMDDVARDLYA